A stretch of the Parus major isolate Abel chromosome 15, Parus_major1.1, whole genome shotgun sequence genome encodes the following:
- the BCL7A gene encoding B-cell CLL/lymphoma 7 protein family member A isoform X1: protein MLTELHCKPRNQQWEKKWVTVGDTSLRIYKWVPVTEPKVDDKNKSKKKGKDEKCGSEVTTPENSSSPGMMDMHDDNSNQSSIADASPIKQENSSNSSPAPEQNLATQADGTEVKSDETQAEAKEQPGSEDTSDEQNSQSSMENSMNSSEKAEIQSSGENDLITEASKNSQDSEGVPPSKKMKVEASQQNVEEI, encoded by the exons ATGCTAACAG AGCTGCATTGCAAACCCAGGAACCAGCAGTG GGAGAAGAAGTGGGTGACAGTTGGCGACACATCCCTAAGGATTTACAAATGGGTACCAGTAACAGAGCCTAAAGTGGATGAT aaaaataagagtaagaaaaagggcaaagatgaaaaatgtggCTCTGAAGTGACCACTCCAGAGAACAGCTCCTCCCCAGGGATGATGGACATGCATG ATGACAATAGCAACCAGAGTTCAATAGCTGATGCTTCCCcaataaaacaggaaaacagcagtAATTCCAGTCCAGCACCAGAGCAGAACTTGGCAACACAAGCAGATGGCACTGAAGTCAAGTCTGACGAAACTCAGGCAGAGGCAAAGGAGCAGCCTGGTTCAGAAG ATACCTCTGATGAACAGAATTCACAGTCTTCAATGGAAAATTCCATGAATAGttcagagaaagcagaaattcagtCCTCTGGAGAAAATGATTTAATTACAGAGGCATCTAAAAACTCTCAG GACTCTGAAGGAGTGCCACCTTCTAAAAAGATGAAAGTAGAGGCTTCCCAACAAAATGTTGAAGAGATTTAG
- the BCL7A gene encoding B-cell CLL/lymphoma 7 protein family member A isoform X2: MTSLRDHQQKMGEKKWVTVGDTSLRIYKWVPVTEPKVDDKNKSKKKGKDEKCGSEVTTPENSSSPGMMDMHDDNSNQSSIADASPIKQENSSNSSPAPEQNLATQADGTEVKSDETQAEAKEQPGSEDTSDEQNSQSSMENSMNSSEKAEIQSSGENDLITEASKNSQDSEGVPPSKKMKVEASQQNVEEI, encoded by the exons GGAGAAGAAGTGGGTGACAGTTGGCGACACATCCCTAAGGATTTACAAATGGGTACCAGTAACAGAGCCTAAAGTGGATGAT aaaaataagagtaagaaaaagggcaaagatgaaaaatgtggCTCTGAAGTGACCACTCCAGAGAACAGCTCCTCCCCAGGGATGATGGACATGCATG ATGACAATAGCAACCAGAGTTCAATAGCTGATGCTTCCCcaataaaacaggaaaacagcagtAATTCCAGTCCAGCACCAGAGCAGAACTTGGCAACACAAGCAGATGGCACTGAAGTCAAGTCTGACGAAACTCAGGCAGAGGCAAAGGAGCAGCCTGGTTCAGAAG ATACCTCTGATGAACAGAATTCACAGTCTTCAATGGAAAATTCCATGAATAGttcagagaaagcagaaattcagtCCTCTGGAGAAAATGATTTAATTACAGAGGCATCTAAAAACTCTCAG GACTCTGAAGGAGTGCCACCTTCTAAAAAGATGAAAGTAGAGGCTTCCCAACAAAATGTTGAAGAGATTTAG